From Camelina sativa cultivar DH55 chromosome 7, Cs, whole genome shotgun sequence, one genomic window encodes:
- the LOC104702025 gene encoding trypsin inhibitor BvTI-like: MKPMFYFLVALTAVLAATIANAQPVLDIDGDIIFDGSYYVLPVIRGQGGGLTLAGRGDQPCPLDIVQESSEVDEGIPVKFSNWRSRVGFVPESENLNIETDVAATICVQSTYWWVDTKAKFRVTAGPKPEEESLLSFFQIQNVYDHYYQFAFCPSGPKGCYDVGIFVDENGVRRLALTKRSDNTPFLVMFKKANVQEISSKTKTMFI, encoded by the coding sequence atGAAGCCAATGTTTTACTTCCTTGTTGCCTTAACAGCAGTTTTGGCCGCCACTATTGCAAACGCACAACCTGTTCTCGACATCGATGGCGACATCATATTTGACGGAAGTTACTATGTTCTTCCCGTCATCCGCGGCCAGGGGGGCGGCCTTACTCTCGCCGGACGCGGTGATCAGCCATGTCCTCTCGACATCGTGCAGGAATCATCCGAGGTTGACGAGGGCATTCCCGTAAAATTCTCAAACTGGAGGTCTAGAGTTGGGTTCGTTCCCGAATCCGAGAACCTGAACATCGAGACGGACGTCGCAGCCACCATCTGCGTCCAGTCAACCTACTGGTGGGTTGATACGAAGGCCAAGTTTCGCGTGACGGCTGGTCCGAAGCCAGAAGAAGAGTCGTTGCTGAGTTTCTTCCAGATCCAGAATGTTTACGACCATTATTACCAGTTTGCGTTTTGTCCTAGTGGTCCTAAGGGATGCTACGATGTCGGGATATTTGTGGATGAAAATGGCGTCCGACGTTTGGCTTTAACCAAGAGGAGTGACAATACGCCATTCTTGGTTATGTTCAAGAAAGCAAATGTGCAAGAGATCTCCTCCAAGACCAAGACTATGTTTATCTGA